GAAAACTACCGGTGCTGATGTTGTCATTGTCGATAGCCTGAATCACGGAGGATCGGCCATGGTGGTTGATCCGAGTATCAATAAGTTCGAGGATCTCAGAGACCAGCCAGTTGGCACTCCTAGTGTTGGAGGCAATCAGCACACTCTGTTGACCATTCTGGAGAAAAAGCATTCTTGCCCGGTGAAGAAGGTTACCGTCAGTCCTACAGACAGCGCCGTCTTTGCGCGAAATAAAGAGGTAAAGGCAATATTCTCGTACGAGCCCTGGCCGACCAAAGTGGCGGAGTCGGCTGGCTTCAAACTCTTGTATAAATCCGATGATGTCCTGGAAGACCAGCAGTGCTGCCTTATACTCACCCATCGAAGCTATATCAAGGCGCACCCCGATGTGGTAGAAAAGATGGTGAGAATCAATGCCAAAGCCACAAAATACATGAGAGACCACCCGGATGAGGCCATTAAGATTCTGGCCCAGGCTTCGGGCCATGACGTTAACCTCCTGACGAAGGCTTTCAAGAACATGAGCTATCCTTGGCCGCCGGTAGTCTCGGAGAAATCGTCCAAGATAATTCTGCAGGAACTCATCGACACAGGTAAGGTCAAGGCCGAGGCCATCAAACCTGATCTCGACACGTGGTGGAATGAGCTCTATGACAAGACCTTCGAAAAGAAACTGGTCGAGTCCGGCTACATACAGAAGCTCGAGAAAGAAGGAGTCCCCAAATAGAGCGGGCGTAGCTCTGAGACGATTGTGAGGAGACTCTATCGTCTGCCGGCATGGAAGAGGCCGCCAGCACTCCAGCGGCGGCCTCAAAAGGGTAGGAAGTAGTCTGAGAAGGTTCATTCATTATGACCGAAAAAGAAAGCATCTTCTCACTATCAACTTTGAATTTTTCCAGCACTAGGGTGCAGATATGGGCTTGCACTGCAAGAACTTGATGAGGTTCATAAATGAATTTGAGTAGTTCCCACACTGCCAATGAGTTTTCCCGGTTTAATTCGACCACTTCACTGGAGGGCAACTGAGATGCCAGATCAAAAATCCAAAAACCGGCAGTCAAATAGTGTGCAGCACGGAACCTCACAGCAGCGCGTCTATCAAGAAATCAGGAAATCTATCGTCGACGGCACAATCGCTTTCGGCCAACGTCTCTCCGAAGATTCGCTCGCGAAGATGTTTCAAGTAAGCCGGACGCCTGTACGGGAAGCCATCTTTCAACTGACTCAGGAAGGCCTGATTTCAAAGAAGAACAACAGCCACTTTTATGTAAGGAGGCCTTCGGAAGAGGAATTGGAGGATCTCTTCGATCTGCGCATAGTCCTCAACAACCTACTTATAGACAAGCTGATGGCTCATCGCGACGAGCACGTCATAGAGGCACTGGAAAGAAACGTAGAGAAGTGCAAATCACTTGACGAGAGTGATACCGTAAGCCTGAATTATGCACTCTCCGAATTTCACAGTACCATGTGTGCCGGGGCCAGAAGCCCATACGTTGAGCGGTTTTTGTCTGGCATGATGGACCACATGCTGATGAGTAGGGCGATAGCCTTAGAAATCCCGGGAGTCCGCTCAATGCTCATCTCGGACCACGAGAAAATCGTGGCAGCCATCAAGGCAGGAAACAAAGCCGAGGCGAAAAGGAGAATCCGAGAACATACTGCCAACACGAAAAAGAAAATTCTGCAGGTAGTTCTGAAAGATAGATTGAGAGAGATTGTCAACGAAGAGAGTCAGTAAGCTCTGCCAGTACTGACTCTCTAAATCCGGACCAGATATGGAATAAGCAATCTGACAACATGCCTGTGGGACTCAGGCGATTTGGCCATGTCGCTTTGTCGACAGCGCTTTGAATACCTACTGACCATATAGTCAGGCGTCAGCTAGCTATTGAGAGCCTGAGTCCTTGTCAAGGTCGTTTCCGGGTGTTGAGTGATTCCAATAGTCGGGTGGTATAACTGCGCTCAACTCAACAGAATTGGCTTACGATCGAAAAGACTGTCAGACATCTGGTTATCAGCTCTATTATTTGTCGGAAAGGAGAAAAACCTTGCCACAGGAGGTTGTCATTATAGGCTCGGTTTCAATGGGGCCAAAGGCGGCGGCTAGATTCAAGAGGCTTGAGCTCGATTCTAAAGTGACTCTGCTCGATCAAGAGACATTGATATCATATGCTTGTGGAGGCATCTCTTACTTGGTGGGTGGCGATCTCATGGGAGCCCACATTCTCAGGCAAACAAACTTTCAGGTGCTTCGAGACGAGAAATACTACCGTGAAGTCCTGGGCGTGACAATGCGGACGAACACGCGAGCACTCAGCATTGATCGACGAGACAAAAAGGTACTGATCGAAAACACCGCAACAGGCGAACGCGAGTTGCTGCCTTACGACAAGCTGGTACTCGCTACCGGAAAGCGCCCTAAACCATTTTCTGTTCCGGGGGCCGACCTGAAAGGCGTATTCG
The sequence above is a segment of the Desulfomonile tiedjei DSM 6799 genome. Coding sequences within it:
- a CDS encoding ABC transporter substrate-binding protein, translated to MRKEGFLGLFVKLFLLSAVIIGGIGQITETYAADAKMQKVRIGYLVGDQLHQPVLPIGEAKGYFKEEGLQVEALQYKGSGILLQHFGANECDFGLVGISAAIAGKTTGADVVIVDSLNHGGSAMVVDPSINKFEDLRDQPVGTPSVGGNQHTLLTILEKKHSCPVKKVTVSPTDSAVFARNKEVKAIFSYEPWPTKVAESAGFKLLYKSDDVLEDQQCCLILTHRSYIKAHPDVVEKMVRINAKATKYMRDHPDEAIKILAQASGHDVNLLTKAFKNMSYPWPPVVSEKSSKIILQELIDTGKVKAEAIKPDLDTWWNELYDKTFEKKLVESGYIQKLEKEGVPK
- a CDS encoding GntR family transcriptional regulator, giving the protein MPDQKSKNRQSNSVQHGTSQQRVYQEIRKSIVDGTIAFGQRLSEDSLAKMFQVSRTPVREAIFQLTQEGLISKKNNSHFYVRRPSEEELEDLFDLRIVLNNLLIDKLMAHRDEHVIEALERNVEKCKSLDESDTVSLNYALSEFHSTMCAGARSPYVERFLSGMMDHMLMSRAIALEIPGVRSMLISDHEKIVAAIKAGNKAEAKRRIREHTANTKKKILQVVLKDRLREIVNEESQ